In Bombus terrestris chromosome 6, iyBomTerr1.2, whole genome shotgun sequence, a single window of DNA contains:
- the LOC100646903 gene encoding LOW QUALITY PROTEIN: deoxyhypusine synthase (The sequence of the model RefSeq protein was modified relative to this genomic sequence to represent the inferred CDS: deleted 1 base in 1 codon; substituted 1 base at 1 genomic stop codon): MIKVVECIIMQSIIKCLALRYHIEDFHLXLEKESLRQHGINRTGKLIPNYYYCLFEDWVMLTLDTMLAEQEEKDMIWTPSKVIARLGVEINNEHLIYYGAEKNNILVLSSTLSDGNLHFYRNPGLIIDIISDLNL, encoded by the exons ATGATCAAAGTG GTTGAATGTATCATAATGCAATCTATAATAAAATGCTtagcattaagatat catatagaagATTTTCATTTATGATTAGAAAAAGAAAGTCTAAGGCAACATGGTATTAATAGAACAGGAAAGTTAATACCTAATTACTATTACTGTCTATTTGAAGATTGGGTTATGCTTACATTAGATACAATGTTGGCTGAACAGGAAGAAAAG GATATGATTTGGACACCATCTAAAGTAATAGCAAGACTAGGTGTAGAAATTAATAACgaacatttaatatattatggtgctgaaaaaaataatattctagtGCTCAGCTCCACTTTGTCAGATGGCAATCTTCACTTCTATAGGAATCCAGGTTTAATTATAGACATAATCTCAGATTTGAACTTGTAA